From the Juglans microcarpa x Juglans regia isolate MS1-56 chromosome 3D, Jm3101_v1.0, whole genome shotgun sequence genome, the window GAATAGTCAGCCAACCATGAGTTTGGCTGCCACccttaaactttttttaaataataatttagtttcaacatttttttttttcaagtcgTGGCTTCCCAAACATGTGGACTGTCCACGTAAATTcctacatcaatttataatccTATTGAAACAAAAGAGTTAGTACACCCCTAGCATTTATCTTCTATCCCGTTCCCCTATATCTTCTTTAATGGCTCATCTTTGGGGAGGGAGATATGCATATTCCATAGCAACCCCTTCCTAGACTTCTCAGCCCAAATATTGGCAAGAAAAACATTGTAagtcaggaaaaaaaatataactaggATACACTATAAACAAATGTGCACAAAATTACGTTGCCTTTCGTATGGAGTTTGGGATAATCGAATACAATGAAACAGCTGAAAGCATAGGTACTGTGAAGCCGAAGAGAAAAGcagagaagaaaatttaaaatctcaccttcctctctctctctctctctctctctttctatcgAAGAACACGATTCGGATGAATGATAGCTGCATAAAATACAGGTTGCATCAACAACTTCCATGCCCAAGAAGAAAAAGCATGCatgcttttttttcttcttctttaagcgACTGGAGGAATGCATACATCATGGTCATCTAAAAGATTCCTGCCGCCTAAGAGGGATGCCTTCACCACCATTAAGGATATCGTCTTCCGAGTGTTTAGAAAGTCGCATACATAGAGCCGTTGACAAACCTGTGGAAGATGATTTGCTGATATGATCAATAGGTTCTTCAGAATGccaaaaaagagttaaaaacaGATCAAAATCATGTAACAAGCCTACAAGTTCCCAGTGCCGGCAGGAGATAATGTCTCCTTGCCAGTTAACTATCATCATTATGATACAAAGGATGATATAGAGAACATACCATCTGCCATATCCTTTgttttgtgaagaagaaaagtTCCTGAAAGGATAGTCACAAACCCACACATTTCTGTGACTACCTGGGTTGGACTTTGCCTATCCCAGTCCTGAAAGTAAATTCAATTTCCACATGTCATCAACTCAAGATCAtcacatgaaaactcaaatGATTCTGTAGACTCAATAATGTAAGTCCAGCTGAAACTATTTCGAACAAGCTCAGAAGTCAAATTATTCTTTACGTATCACCTTAATCTGACATTACATAATTATCCGcgttatcattattttttttttaccttgtgaaaaaagaaaaccatcagccttaataaaaaaaaaaaaaaaaattatgaatgaaaacaaccagaaaaggaaaacaattccAGAGACGGAAGAGCATCATCATCACTCTCACTCACCTTTTGTTTCATTCAAATTTAGGAGGGGTTCACATCCAACCCTTAACTACTTTAGgtaaattaagaaataaaatttaaattcaagaCATAAATGGGACTAAAACATCCTGCAATGTATTAAGCATGGAGAACTGCAGATTGCAGCAAACGACAGAGTTCATCTTGgtcaaaaataaagaaaattccATACAAAAATAAGGAATTAGCACTCAAAGTTGAATTTACTAAGATCTATAACAGGCCTATTAGATAATGGATATGGAACAAAGCCTAAAGGCATATCATGAAGAAAAATCCATATGGCTGCACCTTATTTTACCAGACCTTTCTGCTACGGAACTAATTTTAATCAATCCTGTAAGTTAGCAGGAGGGAATTTTTGTTTGACTGTGACATTCACAATCCTATAAGTCCATGTATCTGATGACCAAATTTATGGTGGTcaataattttaagattttgaaaaaggaCCAATAGCAACAATCCCCATGTGTACagagaaaaggagaagaaagggCTCTGATAACACTGGCCAGAAGAAGAATATACCTTAAACATGATCACACTAGCCAAAATAGTAAGTGATGTGAACATGACATAGTATATGGGAGACACCACAGCCGTGTTAAAAGTATCGAGTGCCTGCattgaagaaacaaaagaaaagaaaacgtaAAGAAACAATTGCAAAACAGTATCTATCAAACGAAATGGGAGCCAAAAACTTTACCACATTATATATTAGAGGTAAGATCCACCAATTTTATGGTTCTAAGTCCATGCAATTGCACATCGATCACTTGTTTCTTCAGAAGGTCAATCTAATGCAAGTTTGTAACAAAATGCAGCTACTCCAATGGTCATTCATTTAAAGAATGCCAGTGCGCTTAGAGACCCttctttcaataattttattttcttattcatgCATGCAACTGTTTGTAGTCACTCCACCTAACATTCTAGTTTGTGAAATTATAAGGTGCAAATAGAGGATGAAGTTATAAGCTTtcaattagaaaaaatttaggACTTAATATCTCCTCGCAAATGTGTTAGAATGTTTACGAAGTCAGCATACAGTTGGACCCACTTCCTGATGGCTCAAGTTTTTGGGACTAAACGTTCTACCACAATATTAGCCTGACAAGGAGCAGGATAAATCAACAAATAATGACCTTGACATAAGCTTCTGCGCCCTCAAAAAATACTATAATGTCTCAGGATTCAACAACCCATGGAAGAGCACTCCAAAAGAACAACTATGATTAAATCTTCCAGgacaataacttttttttttataagtatcttCCAAGACAATAACTTGAGGATCCAGAATGCGTCATTAGTGTTTAGTGGTTATTAGGTGTATActgtatatttcctgtgtacttgggttatgccttttcctattaataaagttttacttttacttaaaaaaaaaggattgtcAGTTCTCTTTTATGTTTGGATGGTGGAGTACAATAGCTTCTGTTCTAGCTTTCTAGACTTCATGGAtttgtgttctttttcttcatgtCTTTGGTGGGGTGTTTCTTATTGTGTACTTTTGTGTACCCTTCTGTGCTTTGAATAAGattaccttataaaaaaaggatCAGAACGCCTTGATTTAAACTATACCACAGTGAAGTTAGGATTAAACTAACCCAACACACAGGCAATAGTCCAAAAAGTAGTTCTAAATTTGCAAATATATAGGCCAATATGGAACAAAAATCTATTTCCTTTGTATAAGGTGAGCAGGCATTTAAAAGTTTATCTGAATACCAGAGCAGGAAAATTATGCTCAAGCATGGCATAAGTTCCAGGAAAAGTTTCTCCAGCATCACCCACTCTATGGAAAGCAAAAGGTTTTGGCGAGAGAACAGCTAAATTTAGGTGGTTCCATGTATTCTGCTCAGGCTGGACGAACCCTAGGCATATAGCTGTATACTAATTAAAGAAGACTCCAAACTAAATTCCAAAACCTGCAAGTTGCAAATTCATAAAGGATAAATAACTACCCTGAATACCAAACCTCAAAACAAAATGCAGCCATCAAGAAACTACCTCAAATTAATCCAAACAAAGGAATCCTATCACCCTAAAGATTCAACAAAGTAAGTTGGGCAAGAAAGATTCAACAACCTAAAGAAGGGTTGTGCGCGTTGCTGATATTGGAAATGAATgcacaatttaaaaaaaacaaaaaaagtgatGGAAAAGGTGGGTAAGAAAGTTATTATCACTCTCCGAGATCTCCTTAACAAAGATAAATACATTCAGATACACAAATTGTAACGATCTATTCAATATCAAATATCCACGTTCTGTCAGATCACATGTGATACCAGTCTATGAACTCAATAATCTTTTTTCTCGTCTAGTTCCCAAACCATAACGTAAAGTAACCCTTGCTCATCAGTGACAAGTTACTAGTATCAAATCCTCCATACCCTACCTTGCCTAGCCCCCACGGTTCTTTCATATCAAACTCCACCGAACCTTAAATTGGTTCATGCCATCTTCAAATTTCCgaataatttcttttgaaacaaTGAAGATGTTGAACCTCTTAacactaataaataaataaaaaaaaagcctaACCTGAACCTGTATTCTTTTTCAATCAACATTTAGCAAGCAACTTCTAACAGTAAGATGAAGGTGGGGTAATACGATAACAGATCCACGACCTTTAAGAATCCAACAAGTCCTCGGAAAACCTCATGAAGCACCCAAAGAGGTAACGTCAAAAGAGCGAGAAGAGACATCTCGCCACCAACCATCCAATGTTGAGATCTATTTTCTGAAGCAAACCCCATTCAAGGCCAAAGGCCATCAGGCCAGAAACATCATCAAATGGAATGAGAGTCCAAATTTAGACAATGTTTTGAGTTGCGGCAGGCACACCCGTCGAGAGCATTGGATTTGTGATACTCTAGATTAAGTATAGGAGGGTCGTGAATGTAATCCCATATTATTTGAGAGGAAAAAGTTATTTCAGTTTGTCAATGAGCTCCATTTGTAACGACCCAAGGAACACCCAAGCCAGGTTTGAACTCCAAAAGAACAAGTCAATGCTACAATTGGTTTTCATTGGAATCATCGAAACATATAAGAATTTCTCTCCCGCATGCAATGTGGATATTCATCAACCTCCTATAATTACTCCAAGGTATACAGGATTTTGACAAGGATCACAAAATTGCATATTATAGGAATATACCTAGCATGCTCTTTAACTTTTTGAATTCTTGTGACTGAAGAAACAAAGCCCCTTACAAGCTTGAAAAGGGCATCATTTGATGAACATGTAGCCGTATACTTCACTCATCAGTCATAATGGATGAACAAGTTTAAATAAGTCATTTTCGAGCAAATTttctaatgaaaataaaaataaggaaaacaaaaactactaaaatgaaagaaatacaaaaacaGCAGACAGAAGGCACGGATGGAAAAGGCATAATTGTTACCTTGTTCAAATAGTTCATTTGGGTAAGAACACAAGTAATTACAACGAAAGTGAATAACCAAGTTTGTGGATAAATTAGTTGATTCATTCCCGACAATGTCAACTTCAGAGCAATTCCAAGTGCTTTGACACTCATGACCTGTCAAAAAGCACCCTTACAATAAAAAACACTAAGGAGATAGAAAATGCAACTCGAACACATTAGAATTTCTATCAAATACTGATACATACCGACAGAGAACCTACAAGGGAACAAACTCCAATATAAACCATTATGTGTGTCTGGCCATACTCGGGGATAAAACAGAATATAAGAATAAATGCAGCCGTTATGACCAAAGCTGCATACATGAGAAAAGctacaaaagaaacaaaaggaaaaaataaatattttcaaattaaaccAAATTAGAGGACAATGATATCTGAACatgaaaagcaaagaatgaTCGAATCAATTCATACACGCAATTCCAGGAAACATTACAATTACCTGGCTCCATAGCAAGATCCCAAACTTCTGTCACGGATTCAATCTCACACTCTTGAGGAGCATGTAGAACAATTGTAGTAGAGCCCACAACACACAGAACACaaccaagaattccaaaaatatgTAGCTTCTCCTGTAAGATAACATGTGCAAGTGCAGCACTGCAGACAACATGATTGTAAGCACTCAGTACTGGAAAATTAGACTTATTTATGTAGAAAAGTTTTATCATGCCTGATGATAATGCTGAGAGCCCCAAGAGGAGTGACCAGAATAGCTGGCGCAAATGCATAAGCCGCAAAATTAGCAACTTCCCCGACAATCACTGTGAAATAAAAATTgctcagaattttttttttttttttttcaattctaaatcttaaataaaatcataagaTCTAAGCAACTTCATGAAACATAAATTCCTAAGGTATCAAATGCTTTCTTTTGTGTCTAGTTTCTAGATATGATCATATGCACGTCATTAATAACAATCaaggattgagacaaggggtCCTTTattccctctattttttataGTAGTAATGGAGGCAATGTGTAGAATGATGTCAATAACTATGAATGGGGGCTCTTATGACACGCTTATGACACTAACGCCGGACAAAATAGTGATTATTCTGCAGACTAGTTTCAACAGATAATTCATAGGAGAGGAAGACAAGAGAATCGCCCAAAAATACAAAGCAAACGCTTGTGAGCCACATCACTAGTCAATTTGGGCCAATAGTAATTAGAGAACACCAGGGCCAACGTCTTATCTCGCCCAAAATTACCCTCGCTATGAAGTTCACTAATAATCTGCTGCCTTAGCGAACAATATGGGATGCACAACTGTCAAAAGTATTTCAGAGTGGTCAACGTGCAATCTGACAACTTAGCATCATCTGACTCGGATCCTCCTGCATCAGACACGCTAAATAATGAAGAGGTCATCCTTTCTCATCTCTTGTTCACTTATGACACGCTAATTTTTTGTGAGGTTATCCAGGAGAGAACATTCATCACTTGCATAGTTTATTCCAGTGCTTTGAAGTTGTTTTTGTGCTGAAATTCAACTTGGGCAAGTCATGGTAGTGCCGGTTGGAGCAGTCGATAACATTGGCATTTTGGCATGTATCCTTGGTTGCAAGGTGTCATCCTTATCCATGAAGTATCAGAACCTCAaacattattttcaaacaagGCCTTATGGGCATTCCTTTGATTAGCAGGCTGCATGTGGTCCAATGATTGAGATCTCCTAATTGGTCTAGAATCAATAGATTTCTCATCTCCCTTAATGTGTCACAGAGAAGGCTACCTCCTTTATCATGGAATCACTTTCCTTTGTTACTTGATTGTGGGAATGTTGAATGATGTAAAGAGTActttaagtttgagaatatgtggttaaaagtCGAGGGCTTTGTGGGCAAGGTGAAGCAATGGTGGTtgtcatacacttccacggctCCCCTAGTTTTGCCTTGGCAAGCAAAGCTGAAACCACTGATAATACAAAATAACGGCTCATTTGGACACttagaatatttgtgaatagtagtgaaattgtttgatttaAGATGCATTATTGgagtttggaaaatgagagaaaaaaaattgaataaaaatattataaagttaaaaaaaaaatttgtttgaatataattttttaattttggaaggTAGCCTTCTCTGTTCTCTAATGTGTCACAGAGAAGGCTACCTCCTTTATCATGGGATCACTTTCCTTTGTTACTTCATTGTGGGAATGTTGATCGATATAGAGGgtactttaagtttgaaaatatgtggttaaaagcTTAGGGCTTTGTGGGCAAGGTGAAGCAATGGTGAGTGTCATACACTTTCACGGCTCCCCTAGTTTTGCCTTGGCAAGCAAGCTGAAACCACTGATAATACAGaataagggcttgtttggaaatttagaatatctgtgaatagtagtgaaattgtttgatttaagatgttttattagattttgagaaatgagagaagaagttgaatacaaatattataaagttaaaacaattgtttaaatataactttttaatataatttttgtttgaaatttgaaaaagttgtattttttttttttttgtgttttgtttgagaatttgagaaatttgtaatgattagataaaaaaattgacgatttgaaattgaaaagtgttttgtgtttgagtgatgtttggaaagaaaatatctgagaatactttaggcctcgtttgctttcagaaaacatctcatctaatcattacaactttctcaacttccaatacaaaataaaataaacaattcaattttttcaaatcccaaaataaaaataatattaaaaaatatattctaacaatattttattcaactttttaactttaatcttaactcatctcatctcatttccgaAAACAAATGAGCCCTTAGAGTACTTGTGTTCCCAAACTAGCCCTAACATGGAGTTTGGCCGTCTTGGGAAAAGGAAACTTGTTtaaactcaatgaatcatgTCGTGGTGATGATTTGGAAGAAAGAGATCATTGTCTAAGACAATAAATGAGAAAGAAGGAGATTATCAATGGAGTCACTTCTTTTCACCACATAATTTCATTCTTGTGAATGCCACCGTTACTTTAGCAGCTATAAGGTATCGAAAAATTTAGATGTGGTGTATTGTGGATGCCTGTACCATAACGAGGGGATAAAATGAAGGCTTCAAGTACACCATAATAGAGCAAACTGATTAAATGCAAACACATCATTTTTATAATAGTCAAcaatctatttctatttttttcaatcataAATAGTAGCATTTTAGAGGGAAAGTTGAATACCAATTATAGTCATTGATCAATGACCAAAAGATTCATATAAAACTCACTTGTTATCATGCCGACCCACCAAAGCGGCTCATATAAGTAAGAATAGCCTCCAACACCTGTGGAAACCATCAATTAAACTTAACTTCAAGAAATATGTTGCACGTGGCAttaagataaaaacatattttactaataaagaaacataaaaaacatattCAAAGTATACAATAGTAGGTACACTCTAAATAATGCAACACCCATCCCATATGTGGATATTGGAGACAGATGTGAGAACATGGCAACATCTCCAGAAAATTTAATACGAACTAGTTCATGTGGGTAAACTGTAAAACGCACATCCATATAGACATGGAAAAAAAGGAATCAACTTTCTCAACATGAGCAAGCTTCCTAATCCTCAGTACAGTACTTTTAATTCATTTCCAGGCACATCAGCACAGTGGTAATAATATAACATCACTAATTGCAGTCATTGTTCAGTCCAACATTGTTATAATGAGCATCGGTTTGAACTTGAAACTTAATTTTCCATTCAATTTTCTGATAAGTAACTTTCTGTTTAATTTACAGAACAGGCGGCTGGGCACCagccaataaaaaatgaatgccTCTATGATTTTACTTTAACTACATCCATAGGTCAAGTAATTTCTCTTACCTTACCAATTACAGTCCACCGACCCAACTGTGATATCGACTAGAAATACCTAAGTCCAAAAAGTCCACATTGTCAAAGTCGTTCAATAAACTACGCAAAATTTCGATTACTAAGCACACGTCATCTTATACACCACGTCAATCCATCAAAATGTCCGTCAAACCGGATTTTGATAGCTGTCAGTAATTTCCTTCATTCAAGTGTAATTGAAACCTACGTCTCTAAATGAAATTTCTTAGCTGTCTTAGGATAAAAGATTAATAGAAATGAAACCCAAAGCTCAAAACAGCGGGGACAATTAAGGCCTGTTTGTTTgcagaaaatatctcatttcatttcacataatcattataactttctcaactttcaatacaaactaaaataaacaattcaattttttcaaattcaaaaacaaaaataatattaaaacatatattctaacaatattttatttaactttttaactttaatctcaactcatctcatctctgaaaacaaataagTCCTAAGTTTTTGTCGTGACACGGATATTATTTTAACAAAGAGAAATTACGACAAGCATTGTATACCGAAGATCTCCTCAACTTCACCGGACCAACCGTCCATTGACATACCAAACACGAATAACGTCATACCCTGCCTTGTTTTTCCATTCTCAGATTTAGTCAAATTAAAATCAGAAGACGAGAAACAAAATCCAACATTGTATAACGCAAACTCCCAATCAATGGAAATTTAGAGAAGTGGCCAAGAGAGTTTTTTGAAGAATTCAGTACCTGCTCGGACTCCAGAAGCGCCGGCCTTCTTCAAGCCCTTCTTCTTGACAATGAAGCTGGCGCCGATGAAGACGCTGGACGAGAGAGCAAGAACGAGGCCCTTGATGTTGTCAGAGGACATTCCCTCGCGCCAGCTCGTCGGCGGACTCGGAGAGGTCGTCGAAGACATGGCTAATGAGCAGAaccaaaaccctagcctccaccGGTGGCTCTAACATACCCCCACCGGGAGGGCCATTGAATGAAATCGCTTATTGACTCAGTGATCTGATCAACTGGATACTGAGTTAGAACAACGAGTTGGATCTGGATAATTAATGGATGAACAATAAATGAAGAGAATGCTTTTGTCGGCACTTGGAGAAGTCGGTGGCTACAGCTGTGAGCGAGGTTTCCTGGATCGGggagagacagacagacaggCAGACAGAGAAGCGTGCTGGGAAGGACTTATCGGTTATTAATAGGCTTTACCAAAACAACGACTCCACTCCGACTTGGGGTTGATGACTGCTCCACCtcatcttctttccttttcactTCTCTtacccttttctttctttactttctttaccaaaacacataaattttactcatcccgtaatattagagaaatattttagtcatgattatataaaaataattttataaattaaacgtagatttataaaatttatcaaattataaaattactcttattataaaataaatctaaacaaTCACTTAAATTCacgataattttatttttacgtaATTTCTTTGTGCTCTACCACTTCTCTAATATTATTGTCAGCTTTCGAATATTGTGCAATAAACTCAAAACTGAGATCGTTATTTTTATACGAGGGCTGTCTCCACTTACATAAGAGTTATCATATAAATTATGATTTCTgtcatatttatattataataaaaataattttataatttgataaattacattaaataatatcagtttataaagttatttttatataattattttatgactaTAATATTTCTCCTTTTATATTAATATCATACATCctttttattgataaacttgaatgtcataataaaagtaaataaatactttaactataaaaagattataaaaaagtaaagtcataaattaatgtgatttgatgcaatacgttaaattgtaaagttattttcattgtaaagtagatctaacggatcatatgaaatcatatcaatttatagatttatattTTGTGCTCTTTTTGCGTATATAGtacttatcataaaaataatctaaatttaATGATATGGATAAAATAATCGAGTAGTAGTATTACagtcacaaataaattttataaaaataaatttataaactaacgtgCTTTTATGTAAtacgttagatatattttacaataaaaataattttataatccgACACATTATAGCAAAACAAGtcattttatgagtttaatGTTATTAAATCCGTTTGTGGCTTGAATTTCTCAACGACACTTGATGTTTTTAacaagagaaatgttttagcctcaattacaaataaattttataaatgtaaattcatattttgatgtgacttgatatgatGCGATGATTTAGACATTTTCATTCATGTATAGATAAgatattaatttagaaatttaattttgatattataatCTTCTTGAACGGACGAGTTGaaatgtaatttaaattttCCATAGGTTAATAGAAATGGATGGAATTAGCTGATTGCTTTCAAACtaagaaataaattgatgaaagtGAAATTTTTAAGGGAAGTATCATGTATGGAttttaaaactttcttattatctatcatttgaaataatattataaaaaaatataacgtATTGCATCTATCACTCGTAGCATTGTTTTTCCCAAAATctaattgttttgtattttattttggcaAATCTAATTGGACAATGGCATGCTTCCAGCTCAACATATATAACTCGAGTGATTTTGTCCCTCTTTCCGTACGTGTCGAAAATATTAGTCggaataattaatttcaaacactcttatcaattaaaaataactttatccGCATCACGTTCCTATTATTTTGGGTCCCTACACATGAAAACGCATTTTCCTCAGAAGTTACCTCTGTCGTTAATTAATGCTAAAAACATGGCTTAACCAAATTTCTTACAAGTATAACAAAATCCGGGAGTCTTTTCCCTCGGATAATGCCAACAaacaaaatattcattaaaaCTCATATACGTTGCAGTcataaaactcaaaacaaagTGATTATGCCATGATTGTTTACGCAAATGAAATAAGAtcagttgagataaaaattaaaaattgaataaaatatttttttaatattattattattttaagatttaaaaaaaatgatttatttattttattttatgtagaaatttaagatacttgtaatgattatatgatatgagatgaaatatattgtgaaaacaaacatgATTTTGCCACAAAAAATGCTTTagccataaaataaatttataaactgatatgactttatatgatccattatgtttattttataat encodes:
- the LOC121254887 gene encoding probable magnesium transporter NIPA4 isoform X1 translates to MSSTTSPSPPTSWREGMSSDNIKGLVLALSSSVFIGASFIVKKKGLKKAGASGVRAGVGGYSYLYEPLWWVGMITMIVGEVANFAAYAFAPAILVTPLGALSIIISAALAHVILQEKLHIFGILGCVLCVVGSTTIVLHAPQECEIESVTEVWDLAMEPAFLMYAALVITAAFILIFCFIPEYGQTHIMVYIGVCSLVGSLSVMSVKALGIALKLTLSGMNQLIYPQTWLFTFVVITCVLTQMNYLNKALDTFNTAVVSPIYYVMFTSLTILASVIMFKDWDRQSPTQVVTEMCGFVTILSGTFLLHKTKDMADGLSTALCMRLSKHSEDDILNGGEGIPLRRQESFR
- the LOC121254887 gene encoding probable magnesium transporter NIPA3 isoform X2; the encoded protein is MSSTTSPSPPTSWREGMSSDNIKGLVLALSSSVFIGASFIVKKKGLKKAGASGVRAGVGGYSYLYEPLWWVGMITMIVGEVANFAAYAFAPAILVTPLGALSIIISAALAHVILQEKLHIFGILGCVLCVVGSTTIVLHAPQECEIESVTEVWDLAMEPAFLMYAALVITAAFILIFCFIPEYGQTHIMVYIGVCSLVGSLSVMSVKALGIALKLTLSGMNQLIYPQTWLFTFVVITCVLTQMNYLNKVLEFSLESSLISIQLYA